ATGggaagaaataacagaacattataacttcATGAGGGGAAATAAAAACATTATAACATGATGAGAGGAAACAGCAGAACATTATAACTTTATGAAAGCAattaacagaacattataactttaTGAGAGTAATTAACAGAACATTTCAACTTGATGTGAGGGAATAACcgaacatgataacttgatgagatAATACCAGAatatgataacttgatgagaggaaataacagaacattataaatTGAAGAGAGGAAATAGCACATCGttacttgatgagaggaaataacagaacatggtaacttgatgagaggaaataacagaacatggtaACTTGATAtgaggaaataaataaatataataacttGATGAAAGGAAATAACAGATAATGAAAACGATGAGATTAAATAACAGAATATAActtgataacttgatgagaggataTAAAAGAACATAACTTGATCagaggaaataaaagaatatGACAACTTGATGAAAACTTGATGAGATAAATAACAGAATATCATAACGATGAAAAAAAGTAACtgaacatgataacttgatgagaggataTAACATCATAAATTGTTGAGAGGAAATAACAAAACGTGGTAGCATgatagaaaatgagagaaaatatcaACACTATAACTTGATGAGAAATAATTATAAGTACATTATAACAGAACATcttaacttgatgagaggaaataacagaacatggtaACTTAATGAGAAAAAACACCAGAACATTATACCTTGATGAGATGAAATAACAgcatgataacttgatgagaggaaataacaaggTATCAATTTcggttatttcctctcatctagTTAAAATATTCCGTTATTTCTTCATCAAGTTTTAATTTTCTGATGggaggaaacaacagaacatcataacatgataacttgatgaggAAAAATAACAGAATATCATAATTTGATAaatggaaataacagaacattataattggatgagaggaaataacagaacatgaaaacttgatgagaggaaataacagaacataacTTCGTGAGAGGAAATAGCAGAACAAAATAACAGAACATCATAATTTGATGAGATTTGATAACAGAACAGGGTAACTTCATGAGAAGTAATAACAGAATTATCTGAGAGGAAATGACAGAACATCATAACTTGATGAGGAAAGAACAGAACATTAtaatttgatgagaggaaataacagaacattataacttggTGAGGGAAAATAGCAGAACATTATAATTTGGgtagaggaaataacagaacattatgatttgatgagaggaaataacataaCATGGTAACTTGAGAGGAAATAACATGGAAACTTAATGACAGGAAACAACAGAACATAACTtggtgagaggaaataacagaacattataatttgatgagaggaaataacagggTCTCCCGTGTGTGCAATTGGATGGACAACGTCCCCGAATGCAAGGCCCAGAGAGATCTCCTTCAGCAGGACTTCAACTGCCCCGCCGCCGGAGAACTGGTCGCCGTCGGCTCCTTCTCCCGCCACGCTCACCCCGACGACTGCCGCCAGTACTTCGTGAGCTTTGACGGCACGGCCCGCGAGTACGGCTGCCCCATCGGCTCCGTCTTCCACATCGGTAAACAGGAAGGCCTGGGCCAGTGCGCCGACCCCGAGGAAGTCCCAGGATGTGAGGACTACTACGGCGACCTGGACCTCGCCACCTTGCGTCGTAGTCAGCTGCTCCTGGCGCAGGAAGGAGGCAGCCCTGCTTCACGCCCCCGTCGCCCGGCTGCCGCACCAGCTGAGGCACCAGTCGAAGCCGCAGCCCAAGCCTAGTTGGACATCAGCGACATGTGGAAACTGCCACATATCCCCCatcaagggaaagaaaagagaatgaccGTCCTCAGCTATCGAGAAGAGCAAAGGGATCAGCAGACAGCGCGCCACTGGACGACCGAAGGAACAAATCCTGTCTCTCTGGAACCGCTATCCACAGCTCCAGAGTCCTGTCCACTGTGGGCCTGTGgaagagcgataccagtttgcatcagccttcactcctgcctgcagtagcatgctttccgacatgtttcatgagctcctcttcgcaaacggaactaccttggcccaccagtgatgctactacgtttgtgaatcaagaaccattgcaacacaaacctcgccaggtggtagagtgtcccgcagtgtatcgagacagacttacccagaacttttttaaaggggaagtaaatgtttatagttgtgttactggagtgatagttttcatacatggtgttctgacaagaaaatagtgaaattggaaaaaatgtagcttagacattgaagcttattgatactgtggttaaattgatgagaactactattgacgtttgtgtaaataaattatacatttccttttccatagccagaggttgaaccattatgtgacattcattttttcatttcatttcaagctagaagtttcagttttctaaattgtttcttacatttttcatatgtatatatatctatgtgtgtgtgtgtgtgtatatgtgcgtatgtatgtgtatgtgtgtgtgtatatatatatatatatatatatatatatatatatatatatatatatatatatatatatatatatatatatattttatactttgtcgctgtctcccgcgtttgcgaggtagcgcaaggaaacagacgaaagaaatggcccaccccccccccccatacacatgtatatacatatgtccacacacgcaaatatacatacctacacagctttccatggtttaccccagacgcttcacatgccttgattcaatccactgacagcacgtcaaccccggtataccacatcgctccaattcactctattccttgccctcctttcaccctcctgcatgttcaggccccgatcacacaaaatctttttcactccatctttccacctccaatttggtctccctcttctccttgctccctccacctccgacacatatatcctcttggtcaatctttcctcactcatcctctccatgtgcccaaaccacttcaaaacaccctcttctgctctctcaaccacgctctttttatttccacacatctctcttacccttacgttactcactcgatcaaaccacctcacaccacacattgtcctcaaacatctcatttccagcacatccatcctccattatccctggggataggggtgaaagaatacttcccacgcattcctcgcgtgtcgtagaaagcgactagaggggacgggagcggggggccagaaatcctcccctcgtatttttttttttttttaactttctaaaatgggaaacagaagaaggagtcacgcggggagtgctcatcctcctcgaaggctcagattggggtgcctaaatgtgtgtggatgtaaccaagatgtgaaaaaaggagagataggtagtatgtttgaggaaaggaacctggatgttttggctctgagtgaaacgaagctcaagggtaaaggggaagagtggtttgggagtgtcttgagagtaaagtcaggggttagtgagaggacaagagcaagggaaggagtagcagtactcctgaaacaggagttgtgggagtatgtgatagaatgtaagaaagtaaattctcgattgatatgggtaaaactgaaagttgatggagagagatgggtgattattggtgcatatgcacctgggcatgagaagaaaggtcatgagaggcaagtgttttgggagcagctgaatgagtgtgttagtggttttgatgcacgagaccaggttatagtgatgggtgatttgaatgcaaaggtgagtaatgtggcagttgagggaataattggtatacatggggtgttcagtgttgtaaatggaaatggtgaagagcttgtagttttatgtgctgaaaaaggactgatgattgggaatacctggtttaaaaagcgagatatacataagtatacttatgtaagtaggagagagcgccagagagcgttattggattacatgttaattgacagacgcgcgaaagagagacttttggatgttaatgtgctgagaggtgcaactggagggatgtctgatcattatcttgtggaggctaaggtgaagatttgtatgggttttcagaaaagaagagtgaatgttggggtgaagagggtggtgagagtaagtgagcttgggaaggagacttgtgtgaggatgtaccaggagagactgagtacagaatggaaaaaggtgagaacaatggaagtaaggggagtgggggaggaatgggatgtatttagggaatcagtgatggagtgcgcaaaagatgcttgtggcatgagaagagtgggaggtgggttgattagaaagggtagtgagtggtgggatgaagaagtaagagtattagtgaaagagaagagagaggcatttcgacaatttttgcagggaaaaaatgcaattgagtgggagatgtataaaagaaagagacaggaggtcaagagaaaggtgcaagaggtgaaaaaaagggcaaatgagagttggggtgagagagtatcattaaattttagggagaataaaaagatgttctggaaggaggtaaataaattgcgtaagacaagggagcaaatgggaacttcagtgaagggcgcaaatggggaggtgataacaagtagtggtgatgtgagaaggagatggagtgaggattttgaaggttcgttgaatgtgtttgatgatagagtggcagatatagggtgttttggtcgaggtggtgtgcaaagtgagagggttagggaaaatgatttggtaaacagagaagaggtagtaaaagctttgcggaagatgaaagctggcaaggcagcaggtttggatggtattgcagtggaatttattaaaaaaggggtgactgtattgttgactggttggtaaggttatttaatgtatgtatgactcatggtgaggtgcctgaggattggcggaatgcgtgcatagtgccattgtacaaaggcaaaggggataagagtgagtgctcaaattacagaggtataagtttgttgagtattcctggtaaattatatgggagggtattgattgagagggtgaaggcatgtacagagcatcagattggggaagagcagtgtggtttcagaagtggtagaggatgtgtggatcaggtgtttgctttgaagaatgtttgtgagaaatacttagaaaagcaaatggatttgtatgtagcatttatggatctggagaaggcatatgatagagttgatagagatgctctgtggaaggtattaagaatatatggtgtgggaggcaagttgttagaagcagtgaaaagtttttatcgaggatgtaaggcatgtgtacgtgtaggaagagaggaaagtgattggttctcagtgaatataggtttgcggcaggggtgtgtgatgtcttcatggttgtttaatttgtttatggatggggttgttagggaggtaaatgcaagagtcttggaaagaggggcaagtatgaagtctgttggggatgagagagcttgggaagtgagtcagttgttgttcgctgatgatacagcgctggtggcggattcatgtgagaaactgcagaagctggtgacggagtttggtaaagtgtgtggaagaagaaagttaagagtaaatgtgaataagagcaaggttattaggtacagtagggttgagggtcaagtcaattgggaggtgagtttgaatggagaaaaactggaggaagtgaagtgttttagatatctgggagtggatctgtcagcggatggaaccatggaagcggaagtggatcatagggtgggggagggggcgaaaattttgggagccttgaaaaatgtgtggaagtcgagaacattatcccggaaagcaaaaatgggtatgtttgaaggaatagtggttccaacaatgttgtatggttgccaggcgtgggctatggatagagttgtgcgcaggaggatggatgtgctgaaatgaggtgtttgaggacaatgtgtggtgtgaggtggtttgatcgagtaagtaacgtaagggtaagagagatgtgtggaaataaaaagagcgtggttgagagagcagaagagggtgttttgaaatggtttgggcacatggagagaatgagtgaggaaagattgaccaagaggatatatgtgtcggaggtggagggaacgagaagagggagaccaaattggaggtggaaagatggagtgaaaaagattttgtgtgatcggggcctgaacatgcaggagggtgaaaggagggcaaggaatagagtgaattggagcgatgtggtataccggggttgacgtgctgtcagtggattgaatcaaggcatgtgaagtgtcttgggtaaaccatggaaagctgtgtaggtatgtatatttgcgtgtgtggacgtatgtatatacatgtgtatgggggtgggttgggccatttctttcatctgtttccttgcgctacctcgcaaacgcgggagacagcgacaaagcaaaaaaaaaaaaataataatttgatgagaggaaataaaagaacatgaaaacttgtagagaggaaataacagaactttacaacttgatgagagaaaataacagaacatgaaaaaaatgagaggaaataacagaacgttataacttgatgagaggaaataacagaacgtGATATTATAACAAAATTATAACTTGATGAATaacgatgagaggaaataacagatcatgagaggaaataacagaatatcATAACTTGATGAATGGCATTAACAGAACATTGATGAATAAAAATAACAGAACGTGGCAATGTAATGAGAGGATCTAACAGAACATTATTTCTTGATGAAAGATAAAAACAGAATATGATACCtgaatgagaggaaataacactaACTTTATGAGAAGAAACGATGAATAAAAATAACAGAACGTGGCAACgtaatgagaggaaataacagaacattatagcttaatgagaggaaataacaaacCATTATAATttcatgagaggaaataacagatcattgtaacttgatgagaggaaataaaacTTTATAACTTCATGAGAGGAAGCAACAGagatgatgagaggaaataaaacTATAATTTGAGGAGAGGAAATAATTTGAGAGAAAATTATTACAGACTTCAtgagaggaaataaaaaacatgataacttgataagaggaaataacagaacattataacttgatgagTGTAATTAACTGTACATTTCAACGATGAGAGGAATGACcgaacatgataacttgatgagaggaaattcCAGAACATGATCACTTAATGAGAGGAAGTAACAGAACATGGAagcttgatgagaggaaataacaacagatgagaggaaataacagaacattataacttgaaGAGAGGAAATAATAATGCAAATTGAAGAGAGGAAATAAGAGAACATGATAACTAGATGAGAGAAAATAACAGAACATGGAAACTTGTTGACAGGAAATACTAGAACTTGAGAGAAAATTATAGATCATCATAACTAGATGCgaggaaataacagaatattGTAACTTCATgagaggtaataaaaaaaaagcatgacGATGAGAGgaattatttcctctcatcaagtcaAGTCATAACTTGGTGACAGGATATAACAGAACAAAATAACTTGAAAGGGAATAAgaattatttcctctcatcaagtcaAGTCATAACTTGGTGACAGGATATAACAGAACAAAATAACTTGAAAGGGAATAACATTATaaggatgagaggaaataacattaTAAATTGATGAGAGGAAGTAACGACTTTATGAATGATTATTTAATGAGAGGAACTAACTGATCAtcattgatgagaggaaataacagaacacaaTAACTTGATGAGAAGAAATAAGTTtattataacttgatgagagaaaataacAGATCATGATAACTTGATAggaggaaataacagaatatcATACGttgatgaaagaaaataaagaacatGATAACGATGAGAGGATATAAAAGAACATAATttaatgagaggaaataacagaacatggcaACTTAATGAGAACATTGTAAGttcatgagaggaaataacagagcaTGATAACTTGAGACAGAATAACAGAATATTATAAACTGACGAAGACATAACATTATAACTTAATGACATGGGAGAAAATAACATTATAATATGAGAGGAAAATCATAACATTATAATTTGAAGAAATAACAACAATACAAATtgaagaggaaataacagaacataatAACTTGATGAGGAAATGAATAACAACATGGTAACTTAGTGAAAAatgataacagaacattataacatgagaggaaataacagagcatgttctgttatttcattGCCAGGTTTTAATTTTCTGATGGGAGGAAACATTATaagttgatgagaggaaataaaagaacagtataatttgatgagaggaaataacagaacaatATAACTTTAGAGCAAGATACAGAACACCATAACTTGATGAGATGAAAAaaacagaacatgataacttgatgaaaggaaataacagaacatcatAAATTGATAAGATTAAGGGACAGAACATGGTAACTAAAtgagaaataacagaacattataacgaTGAGAAGAAATAACAGGACATGATagcttgatgagaggaaatagcaGGTTATAATAACTTGACGAGGAAATAACAGAGCATTATAATTTGATgataggaaataacagaacatggaaacttgatgagaggaaataacagaatttgatgagaggaaatggTAGAATATGACagaaaataacagaacattatgatgagagaaaataacagaaaatgaTAACTTGAtgggaggaaataacagaacatgatgaGAGGAATAAACAAATCATGATaaattgatgagaggaaataacaggacATCAAAAATTCATGAGATtaaataacagaacatggtaACTTAGTGAAAAGtgataacagaacattataacatgatgagaggaaataacagagcatgttctgttatttcatcATCAGGTTTTAATTTTCTGATGGGAGGAAACATTATAAGTTCATGAGAGGAAATAATAGAACAGTAtaatttgatgagaggaaataacagaacattataactttaGAGAAAAATACAGAACACCATAActagatgagaggaaataacagaacatgaaaACTTGATGAGAGGagataacagaacattataacatAACAGAACATAGAAACTTGATCATCAAAACTTGATCTGAggaaacttgatgagaggaaataacagaatatgATAACTTGataagaggaaataacagaatatgATAACTTGataagaggaaataacagaacatggaaACGATCAGAGGAAATAACAACATTAAAAGAGAACATTATAACTTAGTGAGAGGATataacagaacatgataacttgataaCAAAACATGGGAAGTTGTTGAGAGGAAATATAACtttatgagaggaaataacaataTCATAACAATGATAGGAAATAACAGAATATTATAACGATGACAGCAAGTAACAACTTTAtgaaatgaagagaggaaaaaacaaaaggTAACTTAATGAGGGGAAATAACTCAACATGGTAACttgagaagaaataaaagaacatgataacttgatgaaaggaaataacagatcatgataacttgatgagatTAAATAACAGAATATCATAACTTTAAAGGCTGAACAAGATAACTTGATATAAATGAACGTCATAACCTGATAGGAAATAACTGAACATGGTAACTTAATGAGAAGAAATAATGGAACATTATAACTTAATGAGTTGAAATAACAGAGGAATtatcaaaatatcaaaattttaacgatgagaggaaataacagatcaTAACTCGATGAAAGGCAATAACggaacatgataatgataagggaAAATAACAGGATGGCTGGGTTTAACAGCTGCAGTCCTGCAATAATGGTTTTGGCCAGCAGCTGTAGTCCTGCGGGATTGTTAGTGCCAGCAGCTGCAGTTTTGCAGGATGCTGGGGCCAGTAGCTGCAGTTCTGCAGGATGGTTGGGCCGACAGCTGCAGTACTACAGGATGGTTGGGGCCAGCAAATGTAGTCCTGCAGGGTAGCTGGATCCAGTAGCTGTAGTCCTGCAGGATGGCTGGTGTCAGCAGCTGCAGTCTTGCATGATGGATGGATCAAGCAGCTGGATAGGACCAGCAGCTGCAGTTCTGCAGGATGGTTGGGTCGGCAGCTGCACTACTGCAGGACAGCTGCAGCTGCAGTCCTCCAGGATTGTTGTGGTGAGCAGCTGCAGTCCTGCGGGATGGCTGGGGTCGGCAGCTGCAATCCTGCGAGATAGCTGGATCAAGCAGCTGCAGTCCTGCAGGATGGCCAGATCCACCAGCTACAGTCCTGCAGGATGACGGgccagcagtccttcaaaatggaTGGGCCCACAGCTATAGTCCTGCAAGATGGCTGGAGCCAGCAGCTGCAGTCCTGCGGGATAGTTGGGGCCAGCAGCTGCAGTCCAACATGATGGTTGGGGCCAGTAGCTGCACTCTTTCAGAATATGGGCCATTAGCAGCACTCCTGCAGGATGGCTGGGGCCTCTGCAGTCCTG
This window of the Panulirus ornatus isolate Po-2019 chromosome 10, ASM3632096v1, whole genome shotgun sequence genome carries:
- the LOC139750635 gene encoding uncharacterized protein, whose protein sequence is MDNVPECKAQRDLLQQDFNCPAAGELVAVGSFSRHAHPDDCRQYFVSFDGTAREYGCPIGSVFHIGKQEGLGQCADPEEVPGCEDYYGDLDLATLRRSQLLLAQEGGSPASRPRRPAAAPAEAPVEAAAQA